The Methanocellales archaeon genome has a window encoding:
- a CDS encoding uridylate kinase, producing the protein MKGRYELKSKLKGESLVRKGLLRRYENREQVRIAPNLNVVKIGGHGIIDYGAPVVLPLVEEIGELSKNHQLLVVTGGGVRVRHILDIGLDLGMPTGVLAELAGKISEQNAIMMAVLLSKYTALRIHVSDLLEITMLLAMGILPVMHGTPPYGLYEYPPEIGMIPPHRTDTGTFLIAEVLGAKNCILLKNVDGLYTEDPFKNPDAELIEDITAQELIEMDMEDLVLERKVVELLRDANNIHEVKIVNGHKSGMLTKVLLGEKVGTTIRSG; encoded by the coding sequence ATGAAAGGCAGGTATGAACTGAAATCAAAACTTAAAGGAGAATCCCTTGTCAGAAAAGGGCTGCTGAGACGATACGAAAACCGTGAACAAGTGAGGATTGCACCCAATCTCAATGTCGTCAAGATTGGGGGTCATGGCATCATTGATTATGGCGCGCCCGTAGTACTACCTCTTGTAGAGGAGATCGGCGAACTCTCGAAGAATCATCAGCTTCTCGTTGTCACGGGGGGTGGTGTGCGTGTCCGTCACATCCTTGACATCGGTCTCGACCTTGGAATGCCGACCGGTGTGCTGGCAGAGCTTGCGGGCAAGATCAGTGAACAGAATGCGATAATGATGGCGGTCCTTCTCTCAAAGTACACTGCATTGAGAATTCATGTTTCTGATCTTTTAGAGATAACCATGCTACTTGCGATGGGCATTCTACCGGTCATGCATGGAACTCCTCCCTATGGACTGTACGAATATCCTCCAGAGATCGGGATGATTCCACCTCACCGGACCGATACGGGTACGTTCCTTATAGCAGAGGTGTTAGGAGCAAAGAATTGCATACTGTTGAAGAACGTTGATGGGCTTTATACCGAAGATCCTTTTAAAAATCCCGATGCAGAATTGATAGAGGATATCACCGCACAGGAGCTCATTGAGATGGATATGGAGGACCTCGTTCTTGAGCGAAAGGTTGTTGAACTTCTCCGGGATGCGAATAATATTCATGAAGTGAAAATAGTCAATGGCCATAAAAGTGGCATGCTTACAAAGGTCCTTCTGGGGGAAAAGGTAGGCACCACCATCAGGTCTGGTTAA
- a CDS encoding putative sulfate/molybdate transporter, with amino-acid sequence MVRIKDFEFSLVELAGALGDFGPLNPFIIGYIAVLGLDPSGILIAMGVTNLIVGLIYKLPLPVEPQKAVGVVALNEHWSPSLVYGTGIGMGLIWLFLAFSKSIGKIAKVIPLCVIVGVQFGLALTLLKESLELIWTNIFLAAMALILVMLLIKNKKLPAGLAIFLLGLAVVFISTPDITLEFGLYLPKIYVPSLYDMGRGLLTVGIAQVVLTLSNAVLATSLAVNNKFPGNRIGEENLAKNIGWMNTIFPFFGGIPMCHGAGGFAAQYFFGARTGGAMLMEGILEIILAFFLAESVSTIFGAFPLSIIGVMLFFAALELGKFMRTLGKTYDMIIAVTVGVISLLTNLGIGFFAGLALCVVSTKYLKKSF; translated from the coding sequence ATGGTCCGAATAAAGGATTTTGAATTTAGTTTAGTGGAATTGGCGGGGGCACTCGGAGATTTCGGTCCACTGAACCCATTTATCATAGGCTACATTGCAGTTTTAGGGTTAGATCCTTCCGGGATTCTCATTGCGATGGGTGTGACAAATCTAATTGTCGGTCTAATTTACAAATTACCGTTACCCGTAGAACCTCAGAAGGCAGTCGGTGTAGTGGCTTTAAACGAACACTGGAGCCCTTCCTTGGTATACGGAACAGGCATAGGGATGGGTCTAATTTGGTTATTTTTAGCCTTCTCAAAATCGATCGGGAAAATTGCAAAAGTGATCCCTCTCTGTGTCATCGTGGGTGTGCAGTTTGGCCTCGCTTTAACCTTGCTGAAGGAATCACTTGAACTTATTTGGACCAATATTTTTCTAGCTGCTATGGCACTCATTCTCGTTATGTTACTGATTAAAAATAAAAAACTCCCTGCAGGACTTGCTATTTTTTTATTAGGTCTGGCTGTTGTCTTTATCTCCACCCCAGATATCACGTTGGAATTTGGATTATATCTACCCAAAATTTATGTGCCTTCTCTTTACGATATGGGGAGAGGTCTTCTGACCGTGGGTATAGCACAGGTGGTTTTAACCCTGTCAAATGCGGTCTTAGCTACCAGCCTCGCGGTCAATAACAAATTCCCGGGTAACAGGATTGGAGAGGAGAATTTAGCCAAGAATATAGGATGGATGAACACGATATTCCCCTTTTTTGGGGGCATCCCAATGTGTCATGGCGCAGGTGGATTCGCCGCCCAATACTTTTTTGGTGCTCGAACAGGTGGGGCTATGCTGATGGAAGGCATCTTAGAAATTATTTTAGCCTTTTTCCTGGCAGAATCAGTTTCAACGATCTTTGGTGCCTTCCCCTTATCAATAATCGGCGTGATGCTCTTTTTCGCCGCGCTGGAACTGGGGAAATTTATGCGGACGCTTGGTAAGACATATGACATGATCATAGCCGTAACGGTTGGTGTAATTTCCCTCTTAACAAACCTTGGAATCGGCTTTTTTGCCGGGTTGGCGCTCTGCGTGGTAAGTACAAAATATCTCAAAAAGAGTTTTTAA
- a CDS encoding ABC transporter ATP-binding protein — protein MIEVKRLSKRYGEKEILKDINLTIEKGEIFTIIGPTGSGKTTLLRLIDLLDMPTSGEIFFNGANASSKRRREIRRKMSMLFQKPALFKTSVYDNVTYGLKFRGIGRYSIDKKVKHALDTVGLLDYAKRIAPTLSGGEAQRVALARAIVTEPEVLLLDEPTANLDPIATEKIEELIAHINREYKTTIIISTHDRLQGQRLADRIAVMMKGEISQVGQPHEIFYSPKNGEIARFVGVENIVPSVVESNEGGVTVVDIGGFKVTCVSPFPAGEAVLFCLRAESIILSKELGKSSLRNVLPSTILKITPVGPLVRVKLENTLVALITKQAAEELKLAVDDQVYASFKATSVHVVKNQ, from the coding sequence ATGATAGAAGTAAAGCGGTTATCCAAGAGATACGGTGAAAAAGAAATTTTAAAGGATATTAACCTAACGATAGAAAAAGGCGAGATATTTACCATCATTGGACCCACCGGTTCTGGTAAGACGACGCTTTTACGTCTTATTGACCTTCTGGATATGCCTACATCAGGGGAGATATTTTTTAACGGCGCCAATGCATCTTCAAAAAGAAGAAGAGAAATACGCAGAAAGATGTCGATGCTGTTCCAAAAACCTGCCCTCTTCAAAACTAGTGTATATGACAACGTCACGTATGGGTTGAAGTTCCGAGGCATTGGGCGATATAGCATCGATAAAAAGGTTAAACACGCCTTGGATACAGTTGGACTATTGGACTACGCAAAGAGGATTGCGCCGACGCTGTCAGGGGGCGAGGCCCAGCGAGTGGCACTGGCAAGGGCAATCGTAACAGAGCCTGAAGTGTTGTTGCTGGATGAGCCAACTGCGAATCTCGACCCCATCGCCACGGAAAAGATAGAAGAATTGATCGCACATATCAATCGAGAATATAAGACCACGATCATTATATCTACGCACGACAGACTGCAGGGTCAACGCCTCGCAGATCGAATCGCGGTGATGATGAAAGGGGAGATTAGTCAAGTTGGGCAGCCACATGAGATATTTTATTCGCCTAAAAATGGAGAGATTGCGAGATTCGTCGGTGTGGAGAACATCGTACCGAGCGTCGTGGAGTCGAATGAGGGCGGGGTAACGGTTGTCGATATCGGGGGATTTAAAGTAACCTGCGTATCTCCCTTCCCTGCCGGAGAAGCTGTTCTGTTCTGCCTCAGAGCGGAAAGTATCATTCTCTCAAAGGAGCTCGGAAAAAGCAGTCTGCGGAATGTGTTGCCTTCGACGATTTTGAAGATCACACCAGTTGGACCGTTGGTTCGGGTAAAACTCGAGAATACGCTCGTAGCACTGATTACAAAACAGGCAGCAGAAGAGCTCAAACTCGCGGTAGATGACCAGGTCTATGCAAGCTTTAAGGCAACCTCGGTGCATGTGGTAAAAAATCAGTAA
- the wtpA gene encoding tungstate ABC transporter substrate-binding protein WtpA codes for MKMEKRKLRILGVVIALLLGTLVVPCIPARAQGTQIIRVFHAGSLAVPLEEAAIQFEALHPGVDVQRQSHGSVEAIRQITEVGKIAEVLASADYSLIPSMMYPDFADWDVRFATNDLVLAYNPEKSSYAKEITPENWYEILRRDGVVFGFSNPNLDPCGYRTVMVFQLAELHYGDGQIFDDLILNKTAITISEEADGTYLIKTPEDMKPDTSKVDIRPKSVELVAFVEEGGLDYAFEYRSVAVQHGLSFVDLPVQIDLSSVDHADGYKKVKLQTSDGNINIGSPVVYGITVPKNADNADLGLEFVKFIISKPGQKIFSDMGQPAIVPAVGNGSIPEDLKPYLAEVSAAPTPMPVPISTGPKQTLMLATTTSLYDTGLLDALKPVFDEKYNADLRMVYAGTGKALEFGQRGDVDVLTIHDRAREDQFVAEGHGINRRCFAYNYFVIVGPESDPAGVKGMKPEDAFKTIMEKGKANPQIQFVSRGDNSGTHAKEKAVWANAGFDYEEIRKSGNWYVEAGSGMGPTLIMANEKSAYTLSDIGTFLAFKGDIDLVPIVDKGDILLNVYGVIAINPETHPYTNITMANNFVNFLISEEAQKIIAEYGVDTYGSPLFYPLSGGACKELFGCPTWEECAMPATYPVTTPAPTPAPTPAPTPTPTPKPTPAPTPAPTPAPTPAPTPKPTPMPTVRPILTPAPAPTPAPSIPGFEAAFAIVGLLAVAYLISGRKNNP; via the coding sequence ATGAAAATGGAAAAAAGAAAATTAAGGATATTAGGGGTGGTTATCGCACTACTTCTGGGTACATTGGTAGTGCCTTGCATACCAGCAAGAGCACAGGGAACCCAAATAATAAGGGTCTTCCATGCAGGGAGCTTAGCAGTGCCTTTGGAAGAGGCGGCTATACAATTTGAAGCATTGCACCCAGGAGTGGATGTGCAACGCCAGTCACATGGCAGTGTTGAGGCCATAAGACAGATAACTGAGGTTGGGAAGATAGCAGAAGTGCTCGCATCCGCAGATTACTCACTCATACCAAGCATGATGTACCCAGATTTTGCCGATTGGGACGTTAGATTCGCGACTAATGACCTTGTGCTTGCGTACAATCCTGAAAAGAGCAGTTATGCAAAAGAAATAACTCCAGAAAACTGGTACGAGATCCTGCGTCGAGATGGAGTGGTATTCGGCTTCTCGAATCCGAACCTCGACCCTTGCGGGTATCGTACAGTAATGGTCTTTCAACTAGCGGAGTTGCACTACGGTGATGGCCAGATATTCGATGATTTAATCCTTAACAAAACTGCAATTACGATCAGTGAGGAGGCGGATGGAACATACCTTATAAAGACGCCGGAAGACATGAAACCAGACACCAGTAAGGTGGACATACGACCTAAATCGGTAGAGCTCGTGGCCTTTGTGGAGGAGGGGGGGCTTGACTATGCATTTGAGTACCGGAGCGTAGCCGTGCAGCACGGTCTCTCCTTCGTCGATTTGCCTGTGCAGATAGATCTAAGCAGTGTGGATCATGCCGATGGTTACAAAAAGGTCAAATTGCAAACATCGGATGGGAATATAAATATAGGATCGCCGGTGGTATACGGCATCACCGTGCCGAAGAATGCAGATAACGCAGATCTTGGTCTGGAATTCGTGAAATTTATCATCAGCAAGCCTGGACAGAAGATCTTTTCAGATATGGGACAACCTGCCATTGTGCCTGCTGTTGGGAATGGGAGTATACCAGAGGATCTGAAACCCTATTTAGCTGAGGTATCTGCAGCACCAACGCCAATGCCTGTACCAATATCCACTGGACCAAAGCAAACTTTGATGCTGGCAACGACTACGAGTCTCTACGATACCGGGCTGCTCGATGCATTGAAGCCTGTCTTTGACGAGAAATACAATGCAGACCTACGCATGGTTTATGCTGGAACCGGAAAGGCACTAGAATTCGGACAACGGGGAGATGTGGATGTATTAACCATACATGACAGAGCAAGAGAAGATCAGTTCGTGGCAGAAGGACACGGGATAAACCGAAGATGCTTCGCCTACAACTATTTCGTCATCGTGGGTCCTGAAAGCGATCCGGCAGGAGTCAAGGGGATGAAGCCTGAGGATGCGTTCAAAACGATAATGGAAAAGGGGAAAGCCAACCCACAAATCCAGTTCGTTTCACGAGGCGATAACTCTGGCACACACGCCAAGGAGAAGGCTGTGTGGGCAAATGCTGGTTTTGACTATGAAGAGATCAGAAAATCCGGAAATTGGTATGTTGAAGCTGGAAGTGGCATGGGACCCACGCTGATCATGGCAAATGAAAAGTCTGCGTACACACTGTCAGATATTGGCACATTCCTCGCATTTAAGGGTGATATAGATCTCGTGCCGATTGTTGATAAGGGGGATATCCTACTCAACGTCTATGGTGTGATCGCAATAAATCCAGAAACCCACCCCTATACCAACATCACCATGGCTAACAATTTCGTTAACTTCTTGATATCTGAAGAGGCTCAGAAGATCATTGCCGAGTACGGTGTTGATACGTATGGAAGCCCGCTCTTCTATCCGCTTTCGGGTGGGGCGTGTAAAGAATTATTCGGCTGCCCAACATGGGAGGAGTGTGCGATGCCAGCAACGTATCCTGTAACAACGCCTGCACCAACGCCAGCACCAACTCCTGCTCCAACGCCTACACCTACACCCAAACCAACACCAGCACCCACTCCTGCTCCAACGCCAGCGCCAACTCCAGCACCTACACCGAAACCCACACCAATGCCAACAGTCAGACCAATACTAACCCCAGCACCAGCTCCAACGCCTGCACCAAGTATACCCGGATTTGAAGCAGCCTTCGCAATCGTTGGACTCCTAGCGGTAGCATATCTGATATCGGGAAGGAAAAATAACCCATAA
- a CDS encoding ABC transporter permease gives MNEIINGLIKAIELIVTLDPEVMDITLLTLRISIASMIITSLIFIPTGSFIHFHEFRGKRWLINIIQTLFALPTVVIGLLVFLLLSRAGPLGFLGFFFTPTGMVIGQVILIAPIMTGLTISALSGVDKTIRDTIVSLGATEFQAIRATIKEARYAILAAVITGYSRAISEVGAAMMIGGNIRGYTRVLTTAIALETSMGNIEFSLALGIILMSLAFVINIILNRVQQR, from the coding sequence ATGAACGAGATTATAAACGGCTTAATAAAAGCAATCGAACTCATTGTCACACTTGATCCAGAGGTTATGGATATAACGCTCCTAACGTTACGTATTTCAATAGCTTCTATGATCATAACATCTCTAATATTCATCCCAACCGGGAGTTTTATCCATTTTCATGAATTTCGGGGAAAGCGATGGTTAATAAATATCATCCAAACGCTTTTTGCACTTCCAACAGTAGTCATTGGGCTTCTGGTCTTCTTATTACTTTCACGAGCAGGCCCTCTTGGATTTCTTGGATTCTTCTTTACACCTACAGGTATGGTTATCGGACAGGTCATATTAATAGCCCCCATCATGACTGGATTAACCATCTCCGCCCTGAGTGGAGTTGACAAAACGATCAGAGATACGATCGTTTCTCTGGGCGCAACAGAATTTCAGGCCATCCGAGCAACCATAAAAGAGGCACGTTATGCAATTTTAGCTGCCGTTATCACAGGATATAGCCGTGCAATATCCGAGGTGGGTGCTGCAATGATGATTGGTGGAAATATAAGGGGCTACACAAGGGTGCTGACGACCGCGATCGCACTCGAAACCTCGATGGGTAATATCGAGTTCTCACTGGCCCTTGGCATTATTCTCATGTCCTTAGCGTTCGTTATAAATATAATTCTGAACCGGGTTCAACAGAGGTAG